The DNA region CCACTTACCCATTTTTGTGAgctatattatttatattgtcaagttttaaaatatgtatattgctTTTATTGTAATTCCCACATTTATTAGTCTTAGTTATATATTTACATCAACTCATATTTTCACATTCTTATTTTATACTGAGTTTTGacctattaaataatttaaaaaataattttaatagttttgacctattaaataaatttaattatttaataattttaatttaaattaattttatttcttctatggaAGAATCGCGGCatcaaaacttttctttcttttggccgTGTCCCGCGGCTTATGGGATTTAATTtaccgaccagggatcgaacccgggccctcggcagtgagagcgcggagtcctaagcactggaccgccagggaattcccgccatcaaaacttttaaataaatgtatttcagaactttcagagaataaacaaaaataagttccTTTCTTGCGTCAGTGATTATAGTGTTTAGGGAAAGAACATCTTCGCCCTTTTAGCTCTGGCTCTAGCAGCCAGCCATTCGCCTCCGGACCTGGAGGGCAGGACAGTGCGCGCCCTGAGGGCGCAGTGCAGCCAGGAGCCGCCAGGGGCCGCTACCGCGGGCGGCTCGCGACAGTGCCTCTCTATGCGTCACCTGTGCGGAGCTCAGGAGGGCGGACCGGAGGGCGCGGCGCAGTGCCTCCTGGGTCGGCGTAGCCATGGCGGCTCGTGTCCTTTGGGTCTGTGTCCGCCGACTGCCCGCCGCCTTCGCGCCGCTGCCCCGGCTCCCCACGCTGGCGGCGGCCCGGTCACTCTGCACTACCCTGTTCCCTGCGGGGGCCAGAGCGAGGTCTTGGGCTCCGCATCCGGCCTCGGTGCTCACGCAGGTGATTCGCGGTGACTTTGGGGGGGCTTGGCTGGGGTCAGGCGTCGGGCCCGCTCGGGGTGGTGGGGACGGGCCAGGCAGCTGGGCCGCAGCTACTGTGGCTGCTGTTGGTGGGGGTGACCCGGGGACGCCTGCTCGCTCTCCGTCCCACTGCCTAAAGGTGCTTGGTTGATCCCTGCCGGGACCCGGGTGACCTAGCGATTACGGGCAACAGCACAGATCTTCCAGTCAAACACCCTTGGGTTCGAAAGCTGACCCCGGAACTTTGGAAAAGCCTTGTAACCTCGCTAAGCCTCAGTCTGAGCCGTAAAAATGGGATACTAGTTTCTACCTTGTGGAGTTTCAGCGAGGTTTAGAGGAGATCATACAGGTAAAGTACCGAGGGCGGTGCTTGGTAAGCTCTCACAATACTGGTTGCCGTTAATTGTAGTGATAATGATAAATACCGTGATAGCTTTCTAGGAAAAAATAATGACGGGGTGCAGAGAGGAAGACACCCTGGCCTACAGCCTTCTTCACAGCAGTTCTCTCCCTGGATTTCTCCCTGTGGCTCCTTTTGCCTGTTTCTGGGTCTCTTGGAAGGATAGGAAACAAGTAGtatctagttttgttttgttttctttttaatctgatGAAACCTTTTTGAGACTGAAACTCTCCTTaggtcagtgattctcaaccctggctgcacattcaAGTCACCTGGGTagcatgaaagagaaagaaaaataaatccctcgtgggctctccccctccccatctgATTTACTCCTCTTGGATGAGGCACTGACATGTTTTTTGTttaagttccccaggtgattctgaagcgCCTCAAGGTTAAGAACTATCGTCTTAAAGTAGGATAGACTCCCAAGGTTTAGTTGAGAATTCCCTTTTCAAACTCCAGGACTTCATGTAATTGTGGTTTCAATCTTGACTAAGATATGAGAATAAAAACTAAGGATGCCCTGGCCAAATCAGTTAGAATCTCTAGAGGTGGGGCTTGGTCATCGGTTTTCGAAAGTTGCCAGTGATTCTTTTATGCAGCCAGTGTCAAGATTTACTGACAGTGTAGTGGATTCATTCAGGGGGCATTGTCTTATCGATGAATCAAAAGGTTAAAAGTGTCACCTTGAAGTTGAGTTAAAGGagcagtgtggggcttccctggtggcgcagtggttgagagtccgcctgccgatgcaggagacacgggttcgtgccccggtccgggaggatcccacgtgccgcggagcggctgggcccgtgagccatggctgctgagcctgcgcgtccggagcctatgctccgcagcgggagagagaTTTGAGATACTACTCCATCATGGCAAAGATCAGAATGGCTCATTATTTAGTTGGTGGCAACAAGGCAAGCCCACTTGGAAGGAAAATAGATTGGAGTGTATGCCTGTCAGGCTCCATCATCCTCTTCTTTGGGTTGGTACTGGCTTCATTTGTCTTGGCCAAAGTTAGTGTAATTACTGCTGGGGCCAAATTAGATCCTTCCAGTGTATGGTTTTCAGTGTGAGCTGCCTTTCAGTTCACCCTGACAGCTCTTGGCATGAGTTATTTTGACTTGGGTATTAAAGGTGGCAGTGCCTTACAGAGGCAGTGCACTGCTTAAGATGCCATGGGAAGCCTTAGGCTCTTCTGCAGGCCCTAGATGGTTTTAGTGGCAGTGTTACTGAGTGGAACCAATGTCCAAAGCCTGATGGCTGAACAGAGGAAAGAAGGGGGCCGGTCCTGGCTCTGAGGGGAAAGGAGATCCATTTTTATGCTCTTGAACTGCTAGGGCTTCTGACACTACCCAGCATGAGGCCTCGGTGTGTCCCAATGGCCACAGAATCAGATGAGATGGGTTTGCTAACCCCATGAAAGCTTTGTGAAAGACATCTGTAGGCCAATGCCTTTACTCAGAGGCATTTCAGGCTCAACAGCAGTGCTTCCCTCCCTTGGTCTAGGTTCCAGGTGGAGTTACACCGCTGTGCCGCCAGTATAGTGATGCACCCCCTTTGACATTAGAGGGCATCAAGGACCGTGTTCTTTACGTCTTGAAACTCTATGACAAGATTGACCCAGAAAAGGTAATTGATGtggtttaaatgttttttctttaaatgagtaTTTAGTCACATGGTACAAAATCCAAAGGGTTTAAAGGACATTAAGTAAAAAGTCACCCCAGGCACCCAGTTCTCCTTCTGGGAGGTGCCAGTTGACCTGACTTCTTGAGTATTTTTCCAGAGATTCTCAGTGCATATGGaagggcatatatatatatatatatatatatacatacacacacacaagtacatgtatgtatattatatgtactATGTGATCTATATCTcccaaccttttaaaaatacacaaccGGTAGTACACTGTAAATACTGTTGTGCACCTTGCTTTTTTAACTTAACTCTTCTTGGAGTTTTTCTCACAGTCCTACCTTAAAACATTCCTTCTTTAATAACAGAATCTGTGGTGTGGGTAGGGTAGTTTGTTTTTGATGTGGTTTTTGAAGAATTCTTCCTGGTGATCTTGAGGTCTAAATTAAAGACAGGGTGATAATAGACACTGTGTGCTATTCTTGAGGGAGCAGAATTCCTCCTGGTGATCTTGAGGTCTAAATTAAAGACAGGGTGATAATAGACACTGTGTGCTGTTCTTGAGGGAGCAGAATTCACTTCTAAGGTGTGGTGTCTTAGTGGTAAGGCAGCAAGAAAAACCAGACTCTCAGATGTCATTCAGAACAGTGATCAGAGatcatcataaaatatataaagtgaatTCATCATTAGCTTTATATATATTGCTAACCATTTCAAAATAAGGTAGAGTAAGTTAACATATAAAGCACGCCAAGTGTGGGTTGGCACACGTTCAATGTATAATGTTAGTTGTGgctctttatgtttaaaatatggcctttttatattaaaaaatcttctGTATAATGACTGATATTTCACCATTCAGTTATCTTGAGAAACAAACGCTCTCACAGACTGAATTTTGCGTTTGGTGTTTCTTTTCTTGCAGCTCTCAGTAAATTCCCATTTTATGAAAGACCTGGGCTTAGACAGTTTGGACCAAGTGGAGATTATCATGGCCATGGAAGACGAATTTGGTAACACACACGGGCTGAGTCTTGGACCTGCCTGTCGTGGCTCTTGATTTCGGTGGATTAAATGCAGAGGAGTGCTGGGAGCCTGATTGGGGTTTGCAACAGTcgtgcccacccctcccccacccctgcttacTGTCGGGGGAAGTGATTATTAGGGACAGTGCACTTACTTGGAGAGCACTTACTGCAGGTCCGCAGAGTGCCCGGTGTAATACCAAGGGCTAAGCGACCGGAAGAGGCCTGGGGGAGTGTGGCACGGAGATTCTTGAGGTGGGTCTCCAAGATGAGGGCATAGCCTCACCTGTGGAGAAGCTGATGACACCTCGGTGCaccatctccctcctccccacctccccgaTGAGCTAGGCCTAAATGTCTAGAGAAGTGCTGGGTGTGCCAAGGATAGGGCGTGTGCGTGCACAGACTCACACACGCTTTGGTTTCCTGCAGTGCCTCCCATGCACACTCCAACTTACCCTTGTCTGGGACGGTTAGTTGTGCAAATGAGACCTTTACAAGGTTCCACAGCCCATTTTGGGGGTGAATTGCCTGAGTGGAAGCCAAGGGACTTCTGTGCCTTCCTACAGAGCAGAACTTACCGTTCCTCAGAGAGTATGCTAACTAGAGGGATGGCATTGGTTAGGgctacagggtttcttttgggggtaatgaaaatgttctagaattagatgatggtgatggtgcaCAACCTTGTgtatatactaaaaaacatttaaattttgcactttaaattttctaatatgtgaattatatctaaaATGTTGCCTGGAAACATAACAGGCTCACAACTTAAATGGGATTCAGGGTTGCTGGAAATTTTTGATGTACTTCTGGGTATTGCTGAAGTGTTAGATACTTTCAGTTCTAAAGGACTGGCATTTCCTACACTGACGCATTGTTGCACATTTTACTTTCAGGGTTTGAAATTCCTGATATAGATGCGGAGAAGTTAATGTGCCCACAAGAAATTGTAGATTACATTG from Tursiops truncatus isolate mTurTru1 chromosome 15, mTurTru1.mat.Y, whole genome shotgun sequence includes:
- the NDUFAB1 gene encoding acyl carrier protein, mitochondrial: MAARVLWVCVRRLPAAFAPLPRLPTLAAARSLCTTLFPAGARARSWAPHPASVLTQVPGGVTPLCRQYSDAPPLTLEGIKDRVLYVLKLYDKIDPEKLSVNSHFMKDLGLDSLDQVEIIMAMEDEFGFEIPDIDAEKLMCPQEIVDYIADKKDVYE